The Procambarus clarkii isolate CNS0578487 chromosome 18, FALCON_Pclarkii_2.0, whole genome shotgun sequence genome segment TTTCTGAAGAGCATTGTAGAGTGAACAAGAGCCGAATAACTTGTGGCAATTCTACAAAAACCCACGTTCAAAAGTGCACTTCCAAGCGTATTCAATTACAAATTaatgaaatgtatatatatatatatatatatacaaccataACTAGAAGCCCAATATAATACTTTTATTATTGATATTTATATCAATAATAGAATACTCACCGTCAGTAGAAGGGAAGTATTTTGGAAGGTGTCTACTAGAGGTATACTGGAGACTAAGTGATAGTGGTCGTCCAGAAGAGGCAGTGTGTCAGAGATTGAGGAGTGACCAAACCTGAAGGCTGCCGTTGAGAAGCTATTGTAGACCTCCGGATTCCTCTCTTCATCATAACCCTGAAGCAATTGTCAAGTTTACACAGACGTTTCCTCTGTTATAAAATACTAGAAACTATGACCAGATCATCTTTTAAATCCCATTAGCAAGTATGGACACTGGTTTAATGGCGAGTTCGTTTATTTTGAGGTCTCTCTCGTTCGAATGAGTAAAGTTCGAAGGAAAACTTTAAAATGAAACTCTTCCTGGTGTAACACACAAGCCAAATAAGCAACAGTTGCAGTGCTGTGCCCAGCTATTACACACAAAAACTACAACAATACCAGATTTCACAAAAAATTGCACTCCAGTTGCCTACTTTAATAATTTGTACCTGCATTTTGTGCTAaagcctctttccccccccccccaccacccactactaAAATTCACCTCTTAAGCGAGTCTTAAAGACCGATACAAGGAAAGCTCATTAAGCGGAGGACTGAATGCAAGGCAGAAGACAGTTGAGAAGGAGAGAAAGTTTTATCCTTTCCGCCACCATTCACAAGGTAGTAATTAGCCGAATAATAAACCAAAATGACTAAATTATGACAAGCAGGAACAAAAATTGAGGCATACAAGACATTAGCAAAACTTTAAAAGTTATTCTGAATAGCATCGAAAGATTAACAAAAAATGACATCTGTAATAGGCGGGTGATCCACTACCCCAAGAAATCATAACTTATCCAAATCTAAATTTATACAAATACTGAAGTGACCACATACCAGATAATACCCATCCAGCTGTGGGAGAAGTTGGAGTCTAGTAGCTGTGGGGTAGCCAATAACGGCAGGCAGGTACTGACTGTACACCGAGTGCTGGTACTGGGCGATGTTGATGGCTCGCGCCTCCTGCAACAATACCTCCCAGTCTCACTCGAGTGTAAAGATGGATTGTGTATCTTAAACTATTAATTGTACAACATTGCGAGGCAAAGTAATTAAAGCAAAACCTATCCAATGTAAAAGGTTATTTACAAATTGTTCATTATTGGCTTGCCAACTTAATAGCAAGTGGTGATAAGGCACTTGACCCAAGAAAAATGAACATTACAGGAAATGGTTAAAAATGACACCCTTTAATTAGTCACATTTACCACAATGTACCCTGCTaacaaccacctccacactaTCATCCACACCAACACTACTGCATCTCGACCCTTTGCGAAAGAACAATCCTGTATGAAAATGGTCAACATCTgcagttttagatttagctactcagaacgaaatgtccatgtagcacgggctatggtgagcccgtaatagagttcggttattcgcgataactttgttactctgatatttggatcacggttttaaatggaggtggggcgtttcctccttccccccccccccccccctcctattgACTGGTGCTCACTGGGCTAGAGCTGGAATTAGATTTACAAGTTTATCTATTCTTGTAGGTAATCATCATAGGCCAAGCAAGAGCTTCATATATCTGGCGAATCTGACTAGATTTATAACAGCCAGTGGGAGCTCTTGTTAGCGTCATTCTCAACTGTACGTTTCACAAACAATCTTATATCTGCCGAATCTGCATCTTTTGATATCATTGCAAAGGCAATAAACTTTTAAAAGCCTGTAATATCTTACCGTATCAATATCTTCCCAATGAATGTTTACTACAGCAAGAGCATTTATAGTAAAGCTGAATCGGTAAACTAATGTTCAATAACAAAGGGGGAAGCAAATTACCATACAAGTTCATACTAAAGAGAAAGGCAAGCCTCCCGTGTATAACGTAGCTGTACCCACCCACCCGCCTCGCACACAGACTCACAGTCACTACCTGATAAAGCTTCTCATCGTCCCAGTGAGGATTGATAATGCGTAGAGCTCTGGCCAGGCGGTTATGTTCTCTGTGAAAGACGAAGTGCAGCACCGTCAGTCCCATGTTCTCGTTCGCTCTGCAAAGTCATAAGAGTTCATTAAGGGGCGAGCACCATAACAATTCCAGATGTACGAGAAAGTCACCCCCTTTGGTAACAACTAATTGCATACAATTACAAGCTTAATTTATACTCTAAGAGTAAGTAGTATACAGTAACGTTGAGTATAGGAAGGGACGTACAGATATAACAAATTATTGTTGCATTGGATATTTTTAATACTTCAAGGAAGAGTAAATTTGCTTTGAAATTAAATAATTTATGGAACAACTTACCGGGAAACAGACGTGGAGTAGCTAGATTGTGTTAAGTGTTGTTCAGGCATATATGAACAAGTTTGGGGTGGGTATAAATAGCAGCCGCCTCGACTAGACTAAGCCTTCCGCAGTTAAATTTCTGCAGTCAAATTAAAATTATTGAAAAGACACTCCGACATACTTACCATTAATCACTATGGTACTCTATAGTGCCAGTCTTAACATTACCATATTTCTGAACACTAAAATCTCCCTCCGCTCAAGGGTGACTCCACATCTGTCTCCGTCAGACGGCAGCACTTACCCGACCCAAACATTTGTTGTTCTGAAGGGCAAATGACTGTAGAAGCGTCTTCACTCCACCTATTTACACATACCCACCCTCAACCTGTTACACTAGTTACTAACATTATTTAACCCTCCTCTCCAGCTTCACTGGTGCTAGTCTAGAAGTCCCTGTCGCACCAGTGCGCGCCACCATGTACACGAGGCCACTAAAGTCACCACCTTGTAACCCTCCGGCTGGATTTGGTAGAAAAATACCTGTGCAACGATCTCAGAGCAGCCCTGTGACAAAATACTATAGTCACACATTCCAGGTAATTTAAACTGCTCGCCAATCTTGTATTTTGTAGTTTACTTTATCACGACTACAACACCTGGGCCACGTTCATACACAACCAACCAGCTTACCGTTTTATTCAATTCTCTGCTTCAGGAAATACATCACCAGGACACCTCGCATTCGAGAACACCTTCACGCATCAAGCCGACACCTTCATTAGTATGACGAGTCATGATCCCATCAATATGGTGAAGAACCTGCAACCTGTGAACGACTTGCACTCCTGAATAAGCGCTTCACTGCAGTACGAACATGTTTACTCCTACCTTTATTAAGACTATCACAAGCACTGACCTGTCGTCACCCGAGAAGAAGCACCAGCCGGAGTAGTCCCGACAGTCAGGAAAATGAGATGCTGGCCTCTGTGTGGGTATGCCGGTCAGAGTGGTGTTGAGCAGACCTCCAATGTTATACCTGAGCTCCTCTCCTCTACACTCGTTATTACCGTACACCTGAAAGTTAATGCTACAGTAGACCAGAAAGGGACAAAAGTTCTGTAAAACATGGTTTACCGTCGACTATAATTCAACTTCCATTAATGGGAAATTCAGTATACTGTACTAGTACTGCACATTTTAGTTCACAATTTTATTTAACTAGGAGCCGCCAGTTGTGACCAATGTATGTTTCCATTTCTCAATAGAGCGGGAATTTTATGGGCGACAACGGTGTGTTCAGCGAGATCACCACCAAGACGACCGCTGTTAGTGTGAGGGGCTTTCATGATGCCAGCTAGTCCTCTACTTTATCGGAACAACGTCTTCTAGCAAGGCTGGCATTCAATACCCAATGGTCCCAGTGGTTGGGCGCCGTAATGCTACATTGTACTAGCTCATCACAGGTCCTTATCCTCCAATACCTTGcaagtactatatagtcatactggcttagcactttATCCATACAAATACCTTTCCTGCTACTTGCTCAATGAGTATCCAAACTTTAACATTCTAGATCAATACCTTCTCTTAATGTACCCGCTCTAACACTTTTAGCTTTCAATATGCAGAGATTGCAGTTTTTGGTAGCCCGGACTTTGACAAAAGTCCGGACTTTGGCTCTACCAGGGCTTTTTGAATCTAAAACAAGCATTACCCAAGTAGGGATATATAATAATACATTTCAGATTCAAAAGTGCCTCGATACAGGTATCCCTCAGGATGCCTGTATGGGAGCACAAAGCTTAAGTCTACCTATCGTAAGCAGGAGTGATTCACTTCAACACGCCTCTGCAACTCCCACCTTATAATTAGCCAACACATTCAGGGAAATCAACATTAAAGAGCAAGCAAAACTATTGCAAGACTTCCTGGTGTTCAAAGATAATGACCATTTTAACATTTCTACAAGAGCTCAATGCATCAGTTCAACTTGCAACGTACTTGGGAGAGATCAAGATAAGCAGTGTTCATGTTGTACTGCTCAAGCTCCGGGGCGCCCATCTCGTTCACCCACATCTTTGCAACGCTCCTGAAAATTTAACTCCGATATACATGGGTAACGTTAATATAACTGACGTATGCATACCTATACAAGGAGTAAACCAAGCCAATAAATTTGTAGTGAAGTTAAACTATTCCATTATGCAAAAAGGTGTTATAATGGCTGGCAAAGACAATAAGGAAAATTAAAACTACGTATAGCTACGGGTTTAGAAACTCTCTCTAATTCCAGAAGACAATCCTTTGATCGTTTCAAGCTCAAATTAGACTTGAATGAATTAAGGTAGATATAAATAGATTCTTTGTACAAGTCAATAGGCCACATGACCTTTATGTTCTTTCACTACTTTCAGTAACTATGAATACCTCATCTACACAACGAGCCGAATGGTAACGGTCAAATGACTGAAAAGAATGGAGCTGGAATTCGACACTAACGCTGCAAGCAAATTCGCTACCAAAAAGGTCAAAAAACTTTTCGAAGACTTATCGACCAACGCTGCAAGGAACAAAACTAACGGCACTACCTGGTGACGGGAAGACATCTTCGCTTGTCCGTGTTGTTAATATGAGCCGGTATGTAAGGGTCGTCCTTGGGCAAGGGCACAGGAGTGCACCTCGGGTCCGTCCAGCTCGTGCACTCTAAACATTTCATCATCTTGCCATGGTCTGTAATGATTCAATGTCCCGTTAGGTGTCAGGTATTATTAACCCaagtcacagcccgtcctccgaaCAAAGACCCAAGTCCATTTCATGCACCAGAAAAAAaaacgtttatgaatgaaaaacggtttacacactacTACTGATTTCGTTCggacacttctggaacaagtgcttcacttatgaatcgtgttcgaaccacaacgctgtaaatgcttcacccacgtactacaatacaaataatcgccaacagaagctAAACACccgacctatgcctatatatatatgcaaaatatgctaatataatttATATTCGAGAACATTCccgttttaaatgtaaaaatttatgaacgagtgtggagtcgaccgctggatggaattgaCTTTAGGACGCGTTGCCAATTCATAATGACTAACCATTTTAATTGAGTCATTATACGTTCAGGTCATATTAGGATGTGCAGTTTGTCATACCACCTGTTGCGTCACACTGACCCGTTACCAATGCAGGAAGAACAAACCAAGTTACGATATATAATAAACCCAAAAACAAAAATTAACGAGTTTTCGGCCCGTCGTTCCTAGAtacagtgggggggggtgaggggggagccaAACAATGTACGAAATCCGCTTGCTAGCATTACAAGGCTACATTATTTTGTACATACAAGATGGCGCGTAAGAGCTCTCACGCCAACAGCGTTTCACATCTTGACCCTGCGACCAATTGGAGATTAAGTCACGTGCCACAGATCGACCAGGACTGTATGGTGGACATCACTTGCTGTAGAGTCACTATACGTCATGGAGAGGGGACGCTCGGCCCCTTAGCTAAAGCCTTCGTCGGGTTAGAACCAtctgagggaattatcagggaaaaagcgccaagccattaaggcTATATAGCAATTTGAAGGGAATTGCTATATAGCTTTGTAAATCACAGAATTACAATTATAAAGAAGTTTTCTAATTTCAGAGATGGATACAAGTCGCCTAGAAATTTTGGATGAGCAATGCTTAAGATACTTTTTCCCAGCCGTAAGAGTGCTAAGCAAGTGATCGGGTTCACAAGGTGATAGGACAAGATACCTTGTGTAGACAATCTTACTGCAGCTGATCAGCAATGCGGACGATCCTCTTACAGTGTCCAACCGCCGTGGAAGCGCCCCTATAACTAGTAAGACTAGTTTTAAGACTTCCGAGGACATTCCCAACGTTGTATATAGCCATCAAGGGTAGAATTAGCACCAAGACCGGTATATTTGGCCCTAGAATTTAACCATTTGGCCTTTTGTGCAATTAAGCTATTGCAAACGCTCATTACACCTTTCAAAAGAAAATTGCTCAAGCAATGTGCGCAAAATAAAATTACAATGACAACCTGTGCGAGTTCTGCATCATTAATGTGGACAAATACTGTAGCTTTTAAGGTAGACATTTCTACTATATTTAGAGTCCAATGTGGTACAGATGTAGAGCACTAGAAGTAAACTGTCATTGGTTGTACGGTCAATAGTTCCGTTATGAACAGATCTAGTAAGAAAAGTTTATAGAATACTTCCACATTTAGTAAATTTACCTACAACTATCTGCGATTACAAACACTACAATCCGTGAGCAGTTAATACATCATGCAAATAAATTGGATACATTCATTCCTTAACACAACAGACGAGCCTTAATATGACCATACAAGCGATGTATA includes the following:
- the LOC123754392 gene encoding chorion peroxidase — translated: MILSLAVVLCVGVGINVALIPVLETPVSDPKGLARPVLYTGKLNSSVSPYWADPEDLPINLPPTLCAANLTLPPKKCMKVFGPCDKQAKYRSVSGRCNNLQHPEYGTSGQFLLRLLPSAYNGEVMRLMSVSGRLLPNPRAVSLLTRGVALPSASLHNLLHMQMGQFIDHDYSITTVVRDHGKMMKCLECTSWTDPRCTPVPLPKDDPYIPAHINNTDKRRCLPVTRSVAKMWVNEMGAPELEQYNMNTAYLDLSQVYGNNECRGEELRYNIGGLLNTTLTGIPTQRPASHFPDCRDYSGWCFFSGDDRANENMGLTVLHFVFHREHNRLARALRIINPHWDDEKLYQEARAINIAQYQHSVYSQYLPAVIGYPTATRLQLLPQLDGYYLGYDEERNPEVYNSFSTAAFRFGHSSISDTLPLLDDHYHLVSSIPLVDTFQNTSLLLTAGVWESVVRGMLGYNMKQIDLHLRGQRLESTLQVCD